One Bombus huntii isolate Logan2020A chromosome 12, iyBomHunt1.1, whole genome shotgun sequence DNA segment encodes these proteins:
- the LOC126871680 gene encoding tRNA-specific adenosine deaminase 2 encodes MDFLSWMNVALQKANDSLKSGEVPVGCLFIYNNDVIATGNNTVNETRNATRHAEINCIDQVLESCNMKDLSYKNVFYDTDVIVTVEPCIMCTSALCQLQVRNIIYGCGNDRFGGCISVFEVPKLYNSRTKIIGGIKGTEAMTLLKEFYKGTNPNVPESKFKKDRKKKDT; translated from the coding sequence ATGGATTTTTTAAGTTGGATGAATGTTGCTCTACAAAAAgcaaatgattcactaaaatcAGGTGAAGTTCCAGTtggctgtttatttatatataacaatGATGTCATTGCTACAGGTAATAATACAGTTAACGAAACTCGCAATGCAACTCGACATGCAGAAATAAATTGTATAGATCAAGTTTTAGAGTCCTGTAACATGAAAGATTTAAgctataaaaatgttttttatgATACTGATGTTATTGTTACTGTAGAACCATGTATAATGTGTACATCTGCATTATGTCAACTACAGGTACGTAACATTATATATGGTTGTGGAAACGATCGTTTTGGTGGATGTATAAGTGTTTTTGAAGTACCAAAACTTTATAATTCAAGAACAAAGATAATAGGAGGTATTAAAGGTACTGAAGCAATGACATtgttaaaagaattttataaaggTACAAATCCAAATGTACCTgaatcaaaatttaaaaaagaccGTAAAAAAAAGGACacataa
- the LOC126871676 gene encoding single-strand selective monofunctional uracil DNA glycosylase has translation MSNSRKTKTRRDSDSVDINPKRMKSEDEDNSEKKENSIVTSDTSLNISEQLLSVEHNLATELRKITFRLPVEYVYSPLEYAFNIHTMYVQKYCNTVKKILFLGMNPGPWGMSQTGVPFGEISMVRDWLKICGHVGKPAKEQPNRKVTGFQCTRSEISGKRLWGLFQELCKSPEKFFEHAYIHNYCPIALMNKKGCNITPAEIKGPEIQILHSACDKALADAIKILKVEIIIGIGGYAEKRAQLVVQSSKLPVKVLCLPHPSPRAVNNKNWSEKATQKLSEFGLLECFTA, from the exons ATGTCGAATTCTAGAAAAACCAAAACAAGACGTGATAGTGATTCAGTAGATATTAATCCTAAAAGAATGAAATCAGAAGATGAAGATAAttcagaaaaaaaagaaaatagtatAGTTACAAGTGATACTTCACTTAACATTTCTGAACAATTATTGTCAGTGGAACATAATTTGGCTACTGAGTTAAGAAAAATTACATTCCGTTTGCCAGTAGAGTATGTTTATAGTCCACTTGAATATGCATTTAATATACACACTATGTATGTACAAAAGTATTGTAATACTGttaagaaaatattgtttcttgGAATGAATCCTGGTCCTTGGGGTATGTCCCAAACTGGTGTTCCATTTGGAGAGATAAGTATGGTTCGCGACTGGTTAAAAATTTGTGGACATGTTGGAAAACCAGCCAAAGAACAGCCAAATAGAAAAGTAACCGGATTTCAATGTACTCGTAGTGAAATCAGCGGGAAAAGATTATGGGGTCTTTTTCAAGAATTATGTAAAAGTCCAGAGAAATTCTTTGAACatgcatatatacataattattgcCCTATTGCATTGATGAATAAAAAAGGCTGTAACATTACACCAGCAGAAATAAAG GGACCAGAAATACAAATCTTACATTCTGCTTGTGACAAGGCATTAGCAGATGCAATTAAGATTTTAAAagttgaaattataattgGCATTGGTGGATATGCAGAGAAACGAGCACAATTAGTAGTTCAGTCTTCAAAATTACCTGTGAAG GTTTTATGTTTACCTCATCCAAGTCCACGTGCtgtgaataataaaaattggagTGAAAAGGCAACACAAAAGTTAAGTGAGTTTGGATTACTTGAATgttttacagcttaa